A single genomic interval of Lathyrus oleraceus cultivar Zhongwan6 chromosome 7, CAAS_Psat_ZW6_1.0, whole genome shotgun sequence harbors:
- the LOC127105419 gene encoding uncharacterized protein LOC127105419, with protein sequence MPPIMPPKNRKYECGNDKRKKRKKIEELIQSQAGALDKFLIKEPQVPNESHYVDNTNVEILDSVPIENDNVDSVPIENDNADSVPIDDEVNNDDDNLEEVNDDDDDDDDVDYDIFDPRNWDRLQPKMIDLLVMKGPKRDNSIVRGPRDNWNRRFTTNLYTRALANGEKCDRDWLVYSKELDRVFCFCCKVLKNGIGRGQLANEGYSDWSHVGARIKEHELGMEHVKNMTTWYEYRQRLQKFQTIDKTTQRLIEKEKDHWKNVLKRVISIVKFLAKHNLAFRGSKEKLYEDSNGNFLGLIEMLAEFDPIIQEHVRRVTTQKVHTHYLGHKIQNELISLLGSAIKIEIIRKIKQAKYFSVILDCTPDVSHREQMSLIIRYVDVSSTSISIEESFLGFLNVNDTTGQGLFDVLQNELKELGLDLFDVRGQGYDNGSNMKGKHQGVQKRFLDINPRAFYTPCGCHSLNLTLCDMANSCNKARNFFGVVQRIYTIFANSTKRWQILKDNVKGLTPKSLSSTRWESRVESVKAIRTQMSDFTEALLEVSEHDLDPKIQNEAKSLATNELGDFEFLMAIIIWFEILSAINFVSKLLQEKDMLIDVAMEKIKELISFFEGYRETGFHKALVNAKEIAVELNIAPIFPQRRIIKRKRQFDENLNTPAVELSEEESFRVNYFLYLVDQAVVSLNKRFEQYQEYESIFGFLFTSHKLQSLDDATLKSFCSNFERVLKHNEQSDIDGNEFFEELKLLRQMLPEEIIRPTDILLFSKGLDCFPNTVIAYRILLTIPVTVASAERSFSKLKLLKTYLRSTMSQERLNGLALIAVENDLLETVKYEDLVDEFASKSVRRKALFK encoded by the coding sequence ATGCCTCCTATTATGCCTCCTAAGAATAGAAAGTATGAATGTGGAAATGATAAACGTAAGAAAAGGAAAAAAATTGAAGAGTTAATTCAATCTCAAGCAGGAGCTCTTGATAAATTTTTGATAAAAGAACCACAAGTTCCAAATGAAAGTCATTATGTTGATAATACTAATGTTGAAATTCTTGATAGTGTGCCCATTGAAAATGATAATGTTGATAGTGTGCCTATTGAAAATGATAATGCTGATAGTGTACCTATCGATGATGAAGttaataatgatgatgataatcTTGAGGAagttaatgatgatgatgatgatgatgatgatgttgattACGATATATTTGATCCAAGAAATTGGGATCGTCTTCAACCTAAAATGATTGATTTATTAGTTATGAAAGGGCCTAAACGGGATAATTCTATTGTGAGGGGTCCTAGAGATAATTGGAATCGACGCTTTACGACTAATTTGTATACTAGAGCTTTAGCAAATGGAGAGAAGTGTGATAGAGATTGGCTTGTTTATTCAAAAGAGCTTGATAGAGTATTTTGTTTCTGTTGTAAAGTTTTAAAAAATGGGATTGGTAGGGGACAATTAGCAAATGAGGGTTATAGTGATTGGTCACATGTTGGTGCAAGAATTAAAGAGCACGAGTTAGGCATGGAACATGTTAAGAATATGACTACTTGGTATGAGTATCGTCAAAGGTTGCAGAAATTTCAAACTATTGATAAAACGACTCAAAGATTAATTGAGAAAGAAAAGGATCACTGGAAAAATGTTTTAAAAAGAGTTATTTCAATAGTGAAATTTCTTGCTAAACATAATTTGGCATTTCGTGGTTCTAAGGAAAAGTTGTACGAAGATAGCAATGGCAACTTTTTGGGTTTGATTGAAATGTTAGCTGAATTTGACCCAATTATCCAAGAACATGTTAGACGTGTTACAACTCAAAAAGTTCACACTCATTATCTTGGACATAAAATACAAAATGAGTTGATTTCATTACTTGGTTCTGCAATTAAAATTGAAATCATTAGAAAAATCAAACAAGCAAAGTATTTCTCAGTAATACTTGATTGTACTCCGGATGTTAGTCACCGAGAGCAAATGTCTTTGATAATAAGATATGTGGATGTTTCTTCAACTTCTATTAGCATTGAGGAATCATTTTTAGGATTTTTGAATGTGAATGATACAACTGGTCAAGGGCTTTTTGATGTTTTACAAAATGAATTGAAAGAACTTGGTCTCGACCTATTTGATGTAAGAGGACAAGGTTATGATAATGGGTCAAATATGAAAGGAAAACATCAAGGTGTACAAAAGCGATTTTTAGACATAAATCCAAGAGCTTTTTATACTCCTTGTGGTTGTCATAGTCTTAATTTGACATTGTGTGATATGGCTAACTCTTGTAATAAAGCTAGGAATTTTTTTGGAGTTGTTCAACGCATTTACACAATTTTTGCTAATTCAACAAAGAGATGGCAAATTTTGAAAGATAATGTAAAAGGGTTGACTCCAAAATCATTATCATCCACTCGTTGGGAAAGTCGTGTTGAAAGTGTCAAAGCTATAAGAACTCAAATGTCAGATTTTACAGAAGCTTTACTTGAAGTGTCAGAACATGATCTCGATCCTAAGATACAAAATGAAGCTAAATCCTTAGCAACTAATGAGCTTGGTGATTTTGAATTTTTGATGGCTATAATTATTTGGTTTGAAATATTATCTGCAATTAATTTTGTTAGCAAGCTTTTACAGGAAAAGGATATGCTTATTGATGTTGCTATGGAAAAAATAAAGGAGTTGATTTCATTTTTTGAAGGATATAGAGAAACAGGTTTTCATAAGGCATTGGTTAATGCTAAGGAAATTGCGGTTGAATTGAATATCGCTCCAATATTTCCTCAAAGGCGTATAATTAAAAGAAAAAGACAGTTTGATGAGAATTTGAATACACCAGCAGTCGAGCTATCTGAAGAGGAATCTTTCAGGGTTAATTATTTTCTTTACCTTGTTGATCAAGCTGTTGTTTCTCTTAATAAGAGATTTGAGCAATACCAAGAGTATGAAAGTATTTTTGGTTTCTTGTTTACTTCTCACAAGTTACAATCATTGGATGATGCAACTTTGAAGTCTTTTTGTAGTAACTTTGAACGAGTACTGAAACATAATGAGCAATCTGACATTGACGGGAAtgaattttttgaggaattaAAGTTACTAAGACAAATGTTGCCTGAAGAAATCATAAGACCTActgatatattattattttcaaaagGCTTGGATTGTTTTCCTAATACAGTTATTGCATATAGAATTTTGTTGACTATTCCTGTGACAGTTGCTTCTGCAGAAAGAAGCTTTTCAAAATTAAAGTTGTTAAAGACTTACTTGCGGTCTACCATGTCACAAGAAAGACTTAACGGATTGGCGTTGATAGCAGTTGAAAATGATCTTTTGGAGACAGTAAAATATGAGGATTTGGTTGATGAATTTGCTTCAAAAAGTGTTAGGAGGAAGGCTCTTTTTAAGTAG